CGACCTGCAGGTTGAGCACCGCCAGAAACAGCACGCCGCCGAAACCCGCGTAAACCACGAACGTGACGAGGTTCGCGGCGCTGAACGCTCGGCGGTGGAAGACCTCCAGCGGAAGCATCGGCTGGCGCACATGCCGCTCCGCGAAGACGAACCCGACGAGCCCCGCCACTCCGATCATCAGGGAGGCGAACACGAGCGGGCTGGTCGCGCCGTGTTCCGGCCACGCGGTGAACCCGTAGGTAAGCCCCGCCAGGCCGAGCGCCGCGGTCGCCACGCCGACCACGTCGAGGCTCCGAGCGGCCTCGGGATCGCGCGATTCCGGCACGTGCCGCATCGAGACGAAACAGACCACGGCCGCGATCGGAACGTTGATCAGGAAAACCAGCCGCCACGTCGCGGCCTGCACGAGCCAGCCGCCCAGGAACGGCCCGATGGCTCCGGCCACTCCGCCGAGCCCGGACCACGCCCCGATGGCGCGGGCGCGGTCGGCGGGCCGGAAGGAGGCCTCGATGATCGCCAAGGAGCCCGGAGCCAGCAGCGCTCCGCCGATGCCCTGGAAGACCCGTGCGGTGATCAGCACGTCGACGTTCGGGGAGAGCGCGCACAGCAGCGAGGCGCACGCGAACCACGTCGCGCCGATAACGAACGTCCGGCGGCGCCCGAACCGGTCGCCGAGCGAACCGCCGAGCAGGATCAGGGACGCGAGGCTGAGCGTGTAGCCGTTGACCACCCATTGGAGCGGCGCGGTCGCCGCGTGGAACTGGGCACCGATGTGCGGGAGCGCGATGTTGACGACCGTCGCGTCGAGGAAGGCCATGCCGGAGCCCAGGATGGTGGCGACCAGCACCCACCACCCGTCGGCCCGGCCATAGCGCACCTGCCCGGCCCGGCCCCCGGGCGCGTCGTGCGCACCGGCGTCCCGTGCCGCCTCGCCGCCGCTTCCGGCCACATCGTCTCCCGCGTTCGAGCCGCCCGAGCCGGAGCCCGGCGGCAGGGCCTGTCCAGGGTCCGGGCTTCGCCGTGTGCACCAGCATATAGAGCAGGATCAGGGCGCATACCGGTGCATCGGCTCGGCAATGGTGTGATCGCGACCCGATCGGGCCCTAACTCGATTTGATGATCGACTGAGTGCTTGTGGGGCGTGATGGCCTGTCGGATCGGGGTGTCGTCGGGTGCGGGCGACCGCTTCGCGTCGCCCGGTTTCGTTTACCCACCCTGCCCACCCGTTGCGTTGGCAGGGACGGCTGGGGCTTCAAGATCTCGCCTCCGGCGGGGGCCTTCCCTCGGAGGGATTGCCGGGGCCTGTGGGGTGCTGGCGCGGCGGGGCGGGCTGAGGTTCGGGGTGGTCGGATGTC
This genomic window from Actinospica robiniae DSM 44927 contains:
- a CDS encoding DHA2 family efflux MFS transporter permease subunit, translated to MRYGRADGWWVLVATILGSGMAFLDATVVNIALPHIGAQFHAATAPLQWVVNGYTLSLASLILLGGSLGDRFGRRRTFVIGATWFACASLLCALSPNVDVLITARVFQGIGGALLAPGSLAIIEASFRPADRARAIGAWSGLGGVAGAIGPFLGGWLVQAATWRLVFLINVPIAAVVCFVSMRHVPESRDPEAARSLDVVGVATAALGLAGLTYGFTAWPEHGATSPLVFASLMIGVAGLVGFVFAERHVRQPMLPLEVFHRRAFSAANLVTFVVYAGFGGVLFLAVLNLQVVVGFTALSAGVSLLPITVLMLLLSARSGALAQRIGPRVQMTAGPLICAGSLLLFSRIGAHATYPRDVLPAVVVFGLGLAVCVAPLTATALGSVDERHAGIASGVNNAVARAAGLLAVATLPLVAGLGSGSLTVAADLAPMYHRAMLICAGLLVLGAAIAFVGIPTKLPVQEAHAEPREPACKRHCAVGGPPLEPRPERTGAQG